A section of the Acidobacterium capsulatum ATCC 51196 genome encodes:
- a CDS encoding cytochrome c biogenesis CcdA family protein produces the protein MGGAIASLCPCCLPLYPAAAATCSSARESDCGCCGPQMPIAKRGLANSVAFALGMAVAMALLGIVAALVGRIATAGDWLRYVVAVIPLLMGMHILGWLRLPLPAFSIKESRFQATGAFGIGFLLSLVIAPCGTPILAAVLSYAAIKGNTLYGALLLFAYGVGAGIPLLIAASASGRIAGWLDLRGYRKWVDRATGALLLGLGFYLLWVA, from the coding sequence GTGGGCGGCGCCATCGCCTCGCTGTGCCCTTGTTGCCTTCCTTTGTATCCCGCCGCCGCGGCAACCTGCAGCAGTGCAAGGGAGTCAGACTGCGGTTGTTGCGGGCCGCAGATGCCCATCGCGAAACGCGGCCTCGCTAATTCTGTAGCCTTTGCTCTTGGGATGGCGGTCGCCATGGCTCTGCTCGGCATTGTGGCGGCGCTCGTAGGACGAATTGCGACGGCGGGTGACTGGCTTCGATATGTGGTGGCGGTTATCCCACTGTTAATGGGCATGCACATTCTTGGGTGGTTGCGATTGCCGCTGCCTGCATTTTCCATCAAGGAGTCTCGGTTTCAGGCAACAGGCGCATTCGGCATTGGCTTTCTACTCTCGCTGGTGATCGCTCCCTGCGGAACCCCGATACTGGCGGCCGTGCTTTCCTACGCTGCCATCAAGGGAAACACGCTATATGGCGCTCTGCTCCTATTCGCATATGGTGTTGGGGCGGGGATTCCACTTTTGATTGCAGCCAGTGCGAGCGGCCGCATCGCGGGATGGTTGGATCTTCGCGGCTACCGGAAATGGGTGGATAGAGCGACAGGCGCGCTGCTGCTGGGACTGGGCTTTTACCTCTTGTGGGTGGCGTAG
- a CDS encoding FTR1 family iron permease: MLNVDNDLRTVPEPPVKLKLILWAVFGGLSLALLGVLIWQGITAAGNPDPLAQARGSLAGILDIAILVFREGLECILVLSAITASMVKSHESYQRPVAAGVGMGFLATLVTWFIAVGIVNDLTKSMNALYVQAATGLLAIFVLLVVMNWFFHKVYWTGWISMHNRRKRDLIQTAGDKDISKRRVLFGMALLGFTSFYREGVEVVLFLQSYRLKLGGDTVFYGVLLGLLFTGVVAILTFMGHRKLPYKRMLVLTGVMLGAVLLVMVGEQAQEMQLAHWLPTTVIPSLVRFTPAWMGLWFSIFPTVQTLSAQAIAAVLVVGSYFLARR, from the coding sequence ATGCTCAATGTAGACAATGACTTACGTACTGTACCGGAGCCACCTGTAAAACTGAAACTAATCCTGTGGGCAGTTTTCGGGGGGCTGTCCCTCGCACTGTTGGGGGTATTGATCTGGCAAGGGATTACCGCGGCTGGTAACCCGGACCCACTGGCCCAGGCCCGCGGCTCTCTTGCCGGAATTCTGGATATCGCCATCCTTGTTTTCCGGGAAGGACTCGAGTGCATTCTGGTCCTTTCAGCTATCACCGCGAGCATGGTCAAATCGCACGAGTCCTATCAGCGTCCAGTGGCCGCAGGCGTAGGAATGGGATTCCTGGCGACACTTGTCACCTGGTTCATTGCGGTTGGCATCGTTAACGATTTAACAAAGAGCATGAATGCGCTGTATGTGCAAGCCGCTACCGGACTGCTGGCGATATTTGTGCTTCTGGTTGTGATGAATTGGTTTTTCCATAAGGTCTATTGGACCGGATGGATTTCGATGCACAACAGACGCAAGCGGGATTTGATCCAGACTGCGGGAGATAAAGATATCTCGAAGCGCAGGGTGCTGTTTGGGATGGCCCTTCTCGGATTCACATCCTTTTATCGAGAAGGTGTAGAGGTCGTTCTGTTCCTGCAGAGCTATCGGTTGAAGCTGGGAGGGGACACGGTTTTCTACGGTGTCTTGCTCGGGCTGCTTTTCACCGGAGTTGTCGCGATTCTTACGTTCATGGGGCATCGGAAGTTACCGTACAAGCGGATGTTGGTGCTCACAGGCGTGATGCTGGGGGCTGTTCTGCTTGTGATGGTCGGGGAGCAGGCGCAGGAAATGCAGTTGGCCCATTGGCTCCCCACAACTGTCATCCCTTCACTTGTGCGCTTTACACCCGCGTGGATGGGATTATGGTTCTCCATTTTCCCCACGGTGCAGACACTATCAGCACAGGCGATTGCGGCTGTGCTGGTCGTCGGATCGTACTTCCTTGCGCGGCGATAA
- a CDS encoding heavy metal translocating P-type ATPase has translation MTILESEKPAGKIKDPVCGMTVDPRDAAETLEHAGKNLYFCSSGCATKFRHDPGKYWPSEKLQPPSAASDHAASASRSDFICPMHPEVRENTPGSCPKCGMALEPEMVPATLARTEYICPMHPEVVRSEPGSCPICGMALEAKAIANGEENPELRDMKRRFWVSVALSLPLLAYMIAQLLPAPLFSHGIAARIWTWVEFALATPVVLWGGAPFFARGWLSLKTRNLNMFTLIALGTGTAYFYSVVATFFPLLFPASLRGPGGEIAVYFEPAAIIVALVLLGQVMELRARSQTSSAIRALLGLAPKTARRIDQNGQESDIPLDKVVIGDKLRVRPGEKVPVDGMLLDGHSSVDESMISGEPVPVEKSTGARVTGGTVNGTGSFVMQADRVGADTVLAQIVRMVSQAQRSRAPIQRLADRVSSYFVPAVIAAAAATFIVWFFFGPEPRLAHAVVNAVAVLIVACPCALGLATPMAIMVGTGRGAGAGVLIRNAEALEIFEKVDTLIFDKTGTVTEGKPTLTSVVPLRGYDEKALLQLAASLERASEHPLAHAIVTGATERGLTLPPATGFRSLTGMGVSGEVSGMVVAAGNEALFRELSIDPGDLKESAEAMRSEGQTVMLIGIDGRAAGLLGVSDPIKASAVEAVRELKASGLKLRMVTGDNRVTAAAVASQLGIDYDADVLPNQKSEIVKALQARGSLVAMAGDGVNDAPALAQAQVGIAMGTGTDVAMEAAGVTLVKGDLRGILRARRLSQFTMRNIRQNLFFAFIYNALGVPIAAGILYPVFGWLLSPVIAAATMSFSSVSVISNALRLRNAKL, from the coding sequence TTGACCATTCTTGAATCGGAAAAGCCGGCCGGGAAGATTAAGGATCCGGTCTGTGGAATGACCGTAGATCCACGAGATGCGGCGGAGACGCTCGAACACGCGGGAAAAAATCTCTATTTTTGCAGCTCAGGATGCGCGACAAAGTTTCGCCACGACCCCGGAAAATATTGGCCGTCTGAAAAATTGCAGCCCCCATCTGCGGCATCCGATCATGCCGCAAGTGCGAGCCGTTCAGACTTCATCTGCCCCATGCACCCGGAGGTGCGAGAAAACACGCCCGGAAGTTGCCCGAAGTGCGGCATGGCGCTCGAACCTGAGATGGTTCCAGCGACATTGGCCAGGACAGAATATATCTGTCCAATGCATCCGGAAGTCGTGCGCTCCGAACCCGGAAGCTGTCCTATCTGCGGCATGGCTTTGGAGGCGAAAGCGATTGCGAACGGAGAGGAGAATCCTGAGCTTCGCGATATGAAGCGCCGCTTCTGGGTCAGCGTGGCATTGTCATTGCCCTTGCTGGCATATATGATCGCCCAACTTCTGCCTGCCCCTTTGTTCTCACATGGAATTGCGGCAAGGATATGGACATGGGTTGAATTCGCCCTTGCAACTCCGGTGGTGCTGTGGGGAGGCGCGCCGTTCTTTGCGCGCGGATGGCTATCCCTTAAGACGCGCAATCTCAATATGTTCACGCTCATTGCGCTTGGTACGGGAACGGCCTATTTCTATAGTGTTGTTGCGACGTTCTTCCCCCTGCTTTTTCCCGCTTCTCTGCGCGGGCCGGGAGGAGAGATAGCGGTTTATTTCGAGCCGGCCGCGATTATTGTTGCCCTCGTCCTCCTTGGTCAGGTCATGGAACTGAGAGCTCGCAGTCAGACCAGCAGCGCGATTCGTGCGTTGCTGGGGCTTGCTCCAAAAACGGCGCGGCGAATCGATCAGAATGGTCAGGAGTCCGATATTCCATTGGACAAGGTGGTCATTGGAGATAAGCTGCGTGTGCGCCCCGGAGAAAAAGTTCCGGTCGATGGAATGCTTCTCGACGGCCACAGTTCCGTGGACGAGTCCATGATTAGTGGGGAACCGGTCCCCGTCGAAAAGAGCACGGGAGCCAGAGTCACGGGCGGAACGGTAAACGGAACGGGCAGCTTTGTGATGCAGGCAGACCGTGTTGGCGCGGACACCGTGCTTGCCCAGATCGTCCGTATGGTGAGCCAGGCGCAGCGATCAAGGGCACCGATTCAGCGGCTGGCTGACCGGGTGTCCAGTTATTTTGTACCTGCAGTGATCGCCGCAGCTGCCGCCACCTTTATTGTCTGGTTCTTCTTTGGCCCGGAGCCGCGCCTTGCACATGCTGTGGTGAATGCTGTGGCTGTGCTGATTGTGGCCTGCCCATGCGCGCTTGGTCTTGCCACACCGATGGCAATCATGGTGGGCACGGGCCGCGGCGCTGGCGCTGGAGTCCTTATTCGGAATGCTGAAGCCCTTGAGATCTTTGAGAAAGTAGACACCCTGATCTTCGATAAGACCGGAACCGTCACGGAAGGAAAACCCACTCTTACCTCCGTTGTTCCACTGCGAGGCTATGACGAGAAAGCTCTTCTTCAGTTGGCGGCAAGCCTGGAGAGAGCCAGCGAACATCCGTTGGCTCATGCCATCGTTACTGGAGCAACGGAAAGAGGGCTGACGCTGCCACCTGCGACTGGCTTTCGCTCCCTGACCGGCATGGGAGTCTCAGGAGAGGTATCCGGCATGGTTGTCGCCGCCGGGAACGAGGCACTGTTTCGTGAGTTGTCGATCGATCCGGGCGACTTGAAAGAATCAGCCGAAGCGATGCGAAGCGAAGGACAGACCGTGATGCTCATCGGTATCGATGGGCGAGCCGCAGGTCTTCTGGGAGTCTCCGATCCCATTAAAGCTTCTGCGGTGGAAGCCGTCCGCGAACTCAAGGCGAGCGGTCTCAAGCTGCGCATGGTGACGGGCGACAACCGGGTTACGGCTGCCGCTGTGGCAAGCCAGTTGGGGATCGACTACGACGCGGACGTTTTACCAAATCAAAAATCGGAAATAGTGAAAGCCTTGCAGGCGAGAGGCAGCCTGGTTGCTATGGCCGGTGATGGCGTCAATGATGCTCCCGCATTAGCGCAGGCGCAGGTGGGTATTGCCATGGGAACCGGCACCGATGTCGCGATGGAGGCTGCGGGCGTGACTCTGGTGAAAGGAGACTTGCGCGGAATCCTGCGGGCCAGGCGCTTGAGTCAATTCACCATGCGGAATATTCGTCAGAATCTGTTCTTTGCCTTCATCTATAACGCCCTCGGAGTGCCCATTGCCGCGGGCATTCTCTACCCGGTTTTTGGATGGCTCCTGAGCCCGGTCATTGCGGCTGCGACGATGAGCTTCAGCTCCGTGTCGGTGATCTCAAACGCGCTTCGGCTGCGAAATGCGAAGTTATGA